The proteins below are encoded in one region of Manis pentadactyla isolate mManPen7 chromosome 2, mManPen7.hap1, whole genome shotgun sequence:
- the IRX4 gene encoding iroquois-class homeodomain protein IRX-4 isoform X5, with the protein MAKGHLGELQSVTREAVSGLSSSGPRQPLRSPRPPAATLRSEHSARPRRRAFLPPSYDWVSSQSPARLPPPPRFPHPDPTPHAPRALAGWKGKLASAQRPRGKALMGGRVGAARWLAHVTPVRARLTAAAPGDAGALRSPGAPPGNVSISCRLLSAGARAPSGGAEPSRAAGSVPAPPQRLGAGGPRAVAAPLRAPRAAPSRPRPPAPGRARHVLPAVWIPVFVGTPGEGPPSGPRGTPPDSPARGLPATRGGFPEVRARATSPSHAARRGQEPGKATGAGRGPRSPLCLLPAPARGSEAAPREGPGPGRTVAPERPLGGAWTLRARTGAPSREALGGEAALGPGPPRGCPPSPRSPLQFLMTTNALSTCCESGGRTLADSGPAASAQAPVYCPVYESRLLATARHELNSAAALGVYGGPYGGSQGYGNYVTYGSEASAFYSLSGFDSKEGPGSAHAGLAPAAAAYYPYEPALGQYPYDRMVGESGKALEGIFV; encoded by the exons ATGGCTAAGGGGCACTTGGGGGAACTGCAGTCAGTAACGAGGGAAGCTGTTTCGGGGCTCAGCTCCTCCGGCCCCCGGCAGCCCCTGAGGAGCCCAAGGCCTCCTGCAGCCACACTGCGGTCGGAGCATTCGGCCCGACCACGGCGGCGcgccttcctgcctccctcttacgACTGGGTGTCCTCGCAGAGCCCGGCGCGCTTGCCCCCGCCCCCACGCTTCCCTCATCCAGACCCTACGCCCCATGCGCCCCGCGCGCTGGCCGGATGGAAGGGAAAGTTGGCAAGTGCGCAGCGCCCGCGGGGGAAAGCGTTAATGGGCGGCCGGGTGGGAGCAGCGCGCTGGCTGGCCCACGTCACGCCGGTGCGGGCTCGGCTGACGGCCGCGGCGCCTGGGGACGCCGGCGCGCTCCGCTCGCCAGGTGCTCCGCCTGGAAATGTCTCCATTAGTTGTCGCCTGCTCTCCGCTGGAGCGCGCGCGCCCAGCGGCGGCGCAGAGCCCTCGCGGGCTGCCGGTAGCGTCCCGGCACCGCCGCAG CGCCTAGGAGCCGGCGGCCCCCGAGCAGTGGCGGCGCCGCTCCGGGCCCCGCGCGCAGCACCCAGCCGGCCCCGCCCGCCGGCCCCGGGCCGCGCCCGCCATGTCCTACCCGCAGTTTGGATACCCGTATTCGTCGGCACCCCAGGTGAGGGGCCCCCCTCGGGGCCGCGGGGGACGCCGCCGGACTCACCGGCGCGCGGGCTGCCGGCGACCCGGGGTGGCTTCCCGGAGGTCAGGGCCCGCGCCACGAGCCCCTCGCACGCAGCCCGGAGAGGGCAGGAGCCTGGGAAGGCCACCGGGGCAGGGCGGGGCCCCCGTTCCCCGCTTTGCCTGCTTCCCGCCCCCGCCCGGGGCTCCGAGGCCGCGCCGCGGGAGGGTCCAGGGCCCGGGAGGACCGTGGCTCCTGAGCGGCCTCTGGGCGGGGCGTGGACCCTCCGGGCCCGGACCGGCGCGCCCTCCCGCGAGGCGCTTGGTGGGGAGGCGGCCCTAGGCCCCGGCCCCCCGCGCGGCTGCCCTCCTTCTCCGCGGTCTCCTCTTCAGTTCCTGATGACCACCAACGCCCTGAGCACGTGCTGCGAGTCGGGGGGCCGCACGCTGGCCGACTCCGGGCCCGCTGCCTCGGCCCAGGCGCCCGTCTACTGCCCGGTCTACGAGAGCCGGCTGCTGGCCACCGCGCGCCACGAACTCAACTCGGCCGCGGCGCTAGGCGTCTATGGGGGCCCCTACGGCGGCTCGCAGGGCTATGGCAACTATGTGACCTACGGCTCCGAGGCGTCCGCCTTCTACTCGCTG AGCGGCTTCGACTCCAAGGAAGGCCCAGGATCTGCACACGCGGGCCTCGCACCTGCCGCCGCTGCCTACTACCCCTATGAGCCTGCGCTGGGCCAGTATCCCTATGACAG AATGGTGGGAGAGTCCGGTAAGGCACTGGAAGGAATATTTGTGTAG
- the IRX4 gene encoding iroquois-class homeodomain protein IRX-4 isoform X6: MAKGHLGELQSVTREAVSGLSSSGPRQPLRSPRPPAATLRSEHSARPRRRAFLPPSYDWVSSQSPARLPPPPRFPHPDPTPHAPRALAGWKGKLASAQRPRGKALMGGRVGAARWLAHVTPVRARLTAAAPGDAGALRSPGAPPGNVSISCRLLSAGARAPSGGAEPSRAAGSVPAPPQRLGAGGPRAVAAPLRAPRAAPSRPRPPAPGRARHVLPAVWIPVFVGTPGEGPPSGPRGTPPDSPARGLPATRGGFPEVRARATSPSHAARRGQEPGKATGAGRGPRSPLCLLPAPARGSEAAPREGPGPGRTVAPERPLGGAWTLRARTGAPSREALGGEAALGPGPPRGCPPSPRSPLQFLMTTNALSTCCESGGRTLADSGPAASAQAPVYCPVYESRLLATARHELNSAAALGVYGGPYGGSQGYGNYVTYGSEASAFYSLSGFDSKEGPGSAHAGLAPAAAAYYPYEPALGQYPYDR, from the exons ATGGCTAAGGGGCACTTGGGGGAACTGCAGTCAGTAACGAGGGAAGCTGTTTCGGGGCTCAGCTCCTCCGGCCCCCGGCAGCCCCTGAGGAGCCCAAGGCCTCCTGCAGCCACACTGCGGTCGGAGCATTCGGCCCGACCACGGCGGCGcgccttcctgcctccctcttacgACTGGGTGTCCTCGCAGAGCCCGGCGCGCTTGCCCCCGCCCCCACGCTTCCCTCATCCAGACCCTACGCCCCATGCGCCCCGCGCGCTGGCCGGATGGAAGGGAAAGTTGGCAAGTGCGCAGCGCCCGCGGGGGAAAGCGTTAATGGGCGGCCGGGTGGGAGCAGCGCGCTGGCTGGCCCACGTCACGCCGGTGCGGGCTCGGCTGACGGCCGCGGCGCCTGGGGACGCCGGCGCGCTCCGCTCGCCAGGTGCTCCGCCTGGAAATGTCTCCATTAGTTGTCGCCTGCTCTCCGCTGGAGCGCGCGCGCCCAGCGGCGGCGCAGAGCCCTCGCGGGCTGCCGGTAGCGTCCCGGCACCGCCGCAG CGCCTAGGAGCCGGCGGCCCCCGAGCAGTGGCGGCGCCGCTCCGGGCCCCGCGCGCAGCACCCAGCCGGCCCCGCCCGCCGGCCCCGGGCCGCGCCCGCCATGTCCTACCCGCAGTTTGGATACCCGTATTCGTCGGCACCCCAGGTGAGGGGCCCCCCTCGGGGCCGCGGGGGACGCCGCCGGACTCACCGGCGCGCGGGCTGCCGGCGACCCGGGGTGGCTTCCCGGAGGTCAGGGCCCGCGCCACGAGCCCCTCGCACGCAGCCCGGAGAGGGCAGGAGCCTGGGAAGGCCACCGGGGCAGGGCGGGGCCCCCGTTCCCCGCTTTGCCTGCTTCCCGCCCCCGCCCGGGGCTCCGAGGCCGCGCCGCGGGAGGGTCCAGGGCCCGGGAGGACCGTGGCTCCTGAGCGGCCTCTGGGCGGGGCGTGGACCCTCCGGGCCCGGACCGGCGCGCCCTCCCGCGAGGCGCTTGGTGGGGAGGCGGCCCTAGGCCCCGGCCCCCCGCGCGGCTGCCCTCCTTCTCCGCGGTCTCCTCTTCAGTTCCTGATGACCACCAACGCCCTGAGCACGTGCTGCGAGTCGGGGGGCCGCACGCTGGCCGACTCCGGGCCCGCTGCCTCGGCCCAGGCGCCCGTCTACTGCCCGGTCTACGAGAGCCGGCTGCTGGCCACCGCGCGCCACGAACTCAACTCGGCCGCGGCGCTAGGCGTCTATGGGGGCCCCTACGGCGGCTCGCAGGGCTATGGCAACTATGTGACCTACGGCTCCGAGGCGTCCGCCTTCTACTCGCTG AGCGGCTTCGACTCCAAGGAAGGCCCAGGATCTGCACACGCGGGCCTCGCACCTGCCGCCGCTGCCTACTACCCCTATGAGCCTGCGCTGGGCCAGTATCCCTATGACAG GTAG
- the IRX4 gene encoding iroquois-class homeodomain protein IRX-4 isoform X3 — MAKGHLGELQSVTREAVSGLSSSGPRQPLRSPRPPAATLRSEHSARPRRRAFLPPSYDWVSSQSPARLPPPPRFPHPDPTPHAPRALAGWKGKLASAQRPRGKALMGGRVGAARWLAHVTPVRARLTAAAPGDAGALRSPGAPPGNVSISCRLLSAGARAPSGGAEPSRAAGSVPAPPQRLGAGGPRAVAAPLRAPRAAPSRPRPPAPGRARHVLPAVWIPVFVGTPGEGPPSGPRGTPPDSPARGLPATRGGFPEVRARATSPSHAARRGQEPGKATGAGRGPRSPLCLLPAPARGSEAAPREGPGPGRTVAPERPLGGAWTLRARTGAPSREALGGEAALGPGPPRGCPPSPRSPLQFLMTTNALSTCCESGGRTLADSGPAASAQAPVYCPVYESRLLATARHELNSAAALGVYGGPYGGSQGYGNYVTYGSEASAFYSLSGFDSKEGPGSAHAGLAPAAAAYYPYEPALGQYPYDRLPSLAVLWFSGRLPGRWKCSPTMCCRPARHLLHWEPERGVLAHAQTACPSFSGALMTNLLQKVHMSPLGTCSP; from the exons ATGGCTAAGGGGCACTTGGGGGAACTGCAGTCAGTAACGAGGGAAGCTGTTTCGGGGCTCAGCTCCTCCGGCCCCCGGCAGCCCCTGAGGAGCCCAAGGCCTCCTGCAGCCACACTGCGGTCGGAGCATTCGGCCCGACCACGGCGGCGcgccttcctgcctccctcttacgACTGGGTGTCCTCGCAGAGCCCGGCGCGCTTGCCCCCGCCCCCACGCTTCCCTCATCCAGACCCTACGCCCCATGCGCCCCGCGCGCTGGCCGGATGGAAGGGAAAGTTGGCAAGTGCGCAGCGCCCGCGGGGGAAAGCGTTAATGGGCGGCCGGGTGGGAGCAGCGCGCTGGCTGGCCCACGTCACGCCGGTGCGGGCTCGGCTGACGGCCGCGGCGCCTGGGGACGCCGGCGCGCTCCGCTCGCCAGGTGCTCCGCCTGGAAATGTCTCCATTAGTTGTCGCCTGCTCTCCGCTGGAGCGCGCGCGCCCAGCGGCGGCGCAGAGCCCTCGCGGGCTGCCGGTAGCGTCCCGGCACCGCCGCAG CGCCTAGGAGCCGGCGGCCCCCGAGCAGTGGCGGCGCCGCTCCGGGCCCCGCGCGCAGCACCCAGCCGGCCCCGCCCGCCGGCCCCGGGCCGCGCCCGCCATGTCCTACCCGCAGTTTGGATACCCGTATTCGTCGGCACCCCAGGTGAGGGGCCCCCCTCGGGGCCGCGGGGGACGCCGCCGGACTCACCGGCGCGCGGGCTGCCGGCGACCCGGGGTGGCTTCCCGGAGGTCAGGGCCCGCGCCACGAGCCCCTCGCACGCAGCCCGGAGAGGGCAGGAGCCTGGGAAGGCCACCGGGGCAGGGCGGGGCCCCCGTTCCCCGCTTTGCCTGCTTCCCGCCCCCGCCCGGGGCTCCGAGGCCGCGCCGCGGGAGGGTCCAGGGCCCGGGAGGACCGTGGCTCCTGAGCGGCCTCTGGGCGGGGCGTGGACCCTCCGGGCCCGGACCGGCGCGCCCTCCCGCGAGGCGCTTGGTGGGGAGGCGGCCCTAGGCCCCGGCCCCCCGCGCGGCTGCCCTCCTTCTCCGCGGTCTCCTCTTCAGTTCCTGATGACCACCAACGCCCTGAGCACGTGCTGCGAGTCGGGGGGCCGCACGCTGGCCGACTCCGGGCCCGCTGCCTCGGCCCAGGCGCCCGTCTACTGCCCGGTCTACGAGAGCCGGCTGCTGGCCACCGCGCGCCACGAACTCAACTCGGCCGCGGCGCTAGGCGTCTATGGGGGCCCCTACGGCGGCTCGCAGGGCTATGGCAACTATGTGACCTACGGCTCCGAGGCGTCCGCCTTCTACTCGCTG AGCGGCTTCGACTCCAAGGAAGGCCCAGGATCTGCACACGCGGGCCTCGCACCTGCCGCCGCTGCCTACTACCCCTATGAGCCTGCGCTGGGCCAGTATCCCTATGACAG GCTCCCAAGCCTCGCTGTGCTGTGGTTTTCGGGGCGCCTCCCTGGCAGATGGAAGTGCAGCCCCACGATGTGTTGTCGCCCAGCTCGGCACCTCCTACACTGGGAACCGGAGAGGGGAGTCCTTGCCCACGCGCAGACAGCATGCCCCAGCTTCAGCGGGGCACTAATGACAAACTTACTGCAGAAAGTCCACATGAGCCCTCTGGGCACCTGCTCCCCATAG
- the IRX4 gene encoding iroquois-class homeodomain protein IRX-4 isoform X1 has protein sequence MAKGHLGELQSVTREAVSGLSSSGPRQPLRSPRPPAATLRSEHSARPRRRAFLPPSYDWVSSQSPARLPPPPRFPHPDPTPHAPRALAGWKGKLASAQRPRGKALMGGRVGAARWLAHVTPVRARLTAAAPGDAGALRSPGAPPGNVSISCRLLSAGARAPSGGAEPSRAAGSVPAPPQRLGAGGPRAVAAPLRAPRAAPSRPRPPAPGRARHVLPAVWIPVFVGTPGEGPPSGPRGTPPDSPARGLPATRGGFPEVRARATSPSHAARRGQEPGKATGAGRGPRSPLCLLPAPARGSEAAPREGPGPGRTVAPERPLGGAWTLRARTGAPSREALGGEAALGPGPPRGCPPSPRSPLQFLMTTNALSTCCESGGRTLADSGPAASAQAPVYCPVYESRLLATARHELNSAAALGVYGGPYGGSQGYGNYVTYGSEASAFYSLSGFDSKEGPGSAHAGLAPAAAAYYPYEPALGQYPYDRYGTMDSGTRRKNATRETTSTLKAWLQEHRKNPYPTKGEKIMLAIITKMTLTQVSTWFANARRRLKKENKMTWPPRNKCPDEKRPYGEGEEEEGAEEEGRGEALESTRNEEPVGKEEKDLELSDLEDFDPLEGEPPECELKPPFQPPNSGREQVRATPEGPSIPGKEASVALRMPLAAGGGAALDQDLERARSCLRNSAARPEQPPGAGGGPQACEAKLGFAPAGATSGPEAKPRIWSLAQTATAAAASALNQTEFPSCMLRRQGPSATAAASLAPALSSPAAPATGGVPDRHQDSPVTSLRNWVDGVFHDPILRHSTLNQAWATAKGAVLDPGPLGRSLGAGSNVLTTPLASTFPPAPHDTPAIDGTASGKPFCA, from the exons ATGGCTAAGGGGCACTTGGGGGAACTGCAGTCAGTAACGAGGGAAGCTGTTTCGGGGCTCAGCTCCTCCGGCCCCCGGCAGCCCCTGAGGAGCCCAAGGCCTCCTGCAGCCACACTGCGGTCGGAGCATTCGGCCCGACCACGGCGGCGcgccttcctgcctccctcttacgACTGGGTGTCCTCGCAGAGCCCGGCGCGCTTGCCCCCGCCCCCACGCTTCCCTCATCCAGACCCTACGCCCCATGCGCCCCGCGCGCTGGCCGGATGGAAGGGAAAGTTGGCAAGTGCGCAGCGCCCGCGGGGGAAAGCGTTAATGGGCGGCCGGGTGGGAGCAGCGCGCTGGCTGGCCCACGTCACGCCGGTGCGGGCTCGGCTGACGGCCGCGGCGCCTGGGGACGCCGGCGCGCTCCGCTCGCCAGGTGCTCCGCCTGGAAATGTCTCCATTAGTTGTCGCCTGCTCTCCGCTGGAGCGCGCGCGCCCAGCGGCGGCGCAGAGCCCTCGCGGGCTGCCGGTAGCGTCCCGGCACCGCCGCAG CGCCTAGGAGCCGGCGGCCCCCGAGCAGTGGCGGCGCCGCTCCGGGCCCCGCGCGCAGCACCCAGCCGGCCCCGCCCGCCGGCCCCGGGCCGCGCCCGCCATGTCCTACCCGCAGTTTGGATACCCGTATTCGTCGGCACCCCAGGTGAGGGGCCCCCCTCGGGGCCGCGGGGGACGCCGCCGGACTCACCGGCGCGCGGGCTGCCGGCGACCCGGGGTGGCTTCCCGGAGGTCAGGGCCCGCGCCACGAGCCCCTCGCACGCAGCCCGGAGAGGGCAGGAGCCTGGGAAGGCCACCGGGGCAGGGCGGGGCCCCCGTTCCCCGCTTTGCCTGCTTCCCGCCCCCGCCCGGGGCTCCGAGGCCGCGCCGCGGGAGGGTCCAGGGCCCGGGAGGACCGTGGCTCCTGAGCGGCCTCTGGGCGGGGCGTGGACCCTCCGGGCCCGGACCGGCGCGCCCTCCCGCGAGGCGCTTGGTGGGGAGGCGGCCCTAGGCCCCGGCCCCCCGCGCGGCTGCCCTCCTTCTCCGCGGTCTCCTCTTCAGTTCCTGATGACCACCAACGCCCTGAGCACGTGCTGCGAGTCGGGGGGCCGCACGCTGGCCGACTCCGGGCCCGCTGCCTCGGCCCAGGCGCCCGTCTACTGCCCGGTCTACGAGAGCCGGCTGCTGGCCACCGCGCGCCACGAACTCAACTCGGCCGCGGCGCTAGGCGTCTATGGGGGCCCCTACGGCGGCTCGCAGGGCTATGGCAACTATGTGACCTACGGCTCCGAGGCGTCCGCCTTCTACTCGCTG AGCGGCTTCGACTCCAAGGAAGGCCCAGGATCTGCACACGCGGGCCTCGCACCTGCCGCCGCTGCCTACTACCCCTATGAGCCTGCGCTGGGCCAGTATCCCTATGACAG GTACGGGACCATGGACAGCGGCACGCGGCGGAAGAACGCCACGCGCGAGACCACCAGCACACTCAAGGCCTGGCTGCAGGAGCACCGCAAGAACCCGTACCCCACCAAGGGCGAGAAGATCATGCTGGCCATCATCACCAAGATGACCCTCACGCAGGTCTCCACCTGGTTCGCCAACGCGCGCCGGCGCCtcaagaaggagaacaagatgacGTGGCCGCCGCGGAACAAGTGCCCTGATGAGAAGCGGCCCTACGGGGAGGGCGAGGAGGAAGAGGGGGCTGAGGAGGAAGGCCGGGGGGAGGCTCTCGAGAGCACCAGGAACGAAG AGCCAGTGGGCAAAGAGGAGAAGGATCTGGAGCTCAGCGACTTGGAGGACTTCGACCCGCTTGAGGGGGAGCCCCCAGAGTGTGAGCTGAAGCCGCCCTTCCAGCCCCCAAACAGCGGCCGGGAACAGGTCCGTGCCACACCTGAAGGCCCCAGCATCCCGGGAAAGGAGGCCTCGGTCGCTCTCCGGATGCCCCTGGCTGCTGGGGGTGGAGCTGCCTTGGACCAGGACCTGGAGAGGGCCCGGAGCTGCCTCCGGAACTCAGCGGCCAGGCCAGAGCAGCCGCCTGGCGCTGGGGGTGGCCCGCAGGCCTGTGAGGCCAAGCTGGGGTTTGCGCCGGCTGGGGCAACATCAGGTCCTGAGGCCAAGCCTCGCATCTGGTCCCTGGCACAGACGGCTACCGCAGCCGCCGCCTCCGCCCTAAACCAGACTGAGTTTCCATCGTGCATGCTCAGGCGCCAAGGCCCCTCCGCAACTGCAGCCGCCTCCTTGGCGCCCGCCTTGTCCTCGCCTGCGGCCCCAGCCACCGGCGGTGTCCCTGACAGGCACCAGGACTCCCCGGTAACCAGTCTCAGAAACTGGGTGGACGGAGTCTTTCACGACCCCATCCTCAGACATAGCACTTTGAACCAGGCCTGGGCCACCGCCAAGGGCGCCGTCCTGGACCCAGGGCCGCTGGGGCGCTCACTGGGGGCGGGCTCCAACGTGCTGACGACACCACTGGCCAGCACCTTCCCGCCCGCGCCCCATGACACCCCAGCCATTGATGGCACTGCCAGCGGTAAGCCCTTCTGCGCCTAA
- the IRX4 gene encoding iroquois-class homeodomain protein IRX-4 isoform X4: MSYPQFGYPYSSAPQFLMTTNALSTCCESGGRTLADSGPAASAQAPVYCPVYESRLLATARHELNSAAALGVYGGPYGGSQGYGNYVTYGSEASAFYSLSGFDSKEGPGSAHAGLAPAAAAYYPYEPALGQYPYDRYGTMDSGTRRKNATRETTSTLKAWLQEHRKNPYPTKGEKIMLAIITKMTLTQVSTWFANARRRLKKENKMTWPPRNKCPDEKRPYGEGEEEEGAEEEGRGEALESTRNEEPVGKEEKDLELSDLEDFDPLEGEPPECELKPPFQPPNSGREQVRATPEGPSIPGKEASVALRMPLAAGGGAALDQDLERARSCLRNSAARPEQPPGAGGGPQACEAKLGFAPAGATSGPEAKPRIWSLAQTATAAAASALNQTEFPSCMLRRQGPSATAAASLAPALSSPAAPATGGVPDRHQDSPVTSLRNWVDGVFHDPILRHSTLNQAWATAKGAVLDPGPLGRSLGAGSNVLTTPLASTFPPAPHDTPAIDGTASGKPFCA, translated from the exons ATGTCCTACCCGCAGTTTGGATACCCGTATTCGTCGGCACCCCAG TTCCTGATGACCACCAACGCCCTGAGCACGTGCTGCGAGTCGGGGGGCCGCACGCTGGCCGACTCCGGGCCCGCTGCCTCGGCCCAGGCGCCCGTCTACTGCCCGGTCTACGAGAGCCGGCTGCTGGCCACCGCGCGCCACGAACTCAACTCGGCCGCGGCGCTAGGCGTCTATGGGGGCCCCTACGGCGGCTCGCAGGGCTATGGCAACTATGTGACCTACGGCTCCGAGGCGTCCGCCTTCTACTCGCTG AGCGGCTTCGACTCCAAGGAAGGCCCAGGATCTGCACACGCGGGCCTCGCACCTGCCGCCGCTGCCTACTACCCCTATGAGCCTGCGCTGGGCCAGTATCCCTATGACAG GTACGGGACCATGGACAGCGGCACGCGGCGGAAGAACGCCACGCGCGAGACCACCAGCACACTCAAGGCCTGGCTGCAGGAGCACCGCAAGAACCCGTACCCCACCAAGGGCGAGAAGATCATGCTGGCCATCATCACCAAGATGACCCTCACGCAGGTCTCCACCTGGTTCGCCAACGCGCGCCGGCGCCtcaagaaggagaacaagatgacGTGGCCGCCGCGGAACAAGTGCCCTGATGAGAAGCGGCCCTACGGGGAGGGCGAGGAGGAAGAGGGGGCTGAGGAGGAAGGCCGGGGGGAGGCTCTCGAGAGCACCAGGAACGAAG AGCCAGTGGGCAAAGAGGAGAAGGATCTGGAGCTCAGCGACTTGGAGGACTTCGACCCGCTTGAGGGGGAGCCCCCAGAGTGTGAGCTGAAGCCGCCCTTCCAGCCCCCAAACAGCGGCCGGGAACAGGTCCGTGCCACACCTGAAGGCCCCAGCATCCCGGGAAAGGAGGCCTCGGTCGCTCTCCGGATGCCCCTGGCTGCTGGGGGTGGAGCTGCCTTGGACCAGGACCTGGAGAGGGCCCGGAGCTGCCTCCGGAACTCAGCGGCCAGGCCAGAGCAGCCGCCTGGCGCTGGGGGTGGCCCGCAGGCCTGTGAGGCCAAGCTGGGGTTTGCGCCGGCTGGGGCAACATCAGGTCCTGAGGCCAAGCCTCGCATCTGGTCCCTGGCACAGACGGCTACCGCAGCCGCCGCCTCCGCCCTAAACCAGACTGAGTTTCCATCGTGCATGCTCAGGCGCCAAGGCCCCTCCGCAACTGCAGCCGCCTCCTTGGCGCCCGCCTTGTCCTCGCCTGCGGCCCCAGCCACCGGCGGTGTCCCTGACAGGCACCAGGACTCCCCGGTAACCAGTCTCAGAAACTGGGTGGACGGAGTCTTTCACGACCCCATCCTCAGACATAGCACTTTGAACCAGGCCTGGGCCACCGCCAAGGGCGCCGTCCTGGACCCAGGGCCGCTGGGGCGCTCACTGGGGGCGGGCTCCAACGTGCTGACGACACCACTGGCCAGCACCTTCCCGCCCGCGCCCCATGACACCCCAGCCATTGATGGCACTGCCAGCGGTAAGCCCTTCTGCGCCTAA
- the IRX4 gene encoding iroquois-class homeodomain protein IRX-4 isoform X2: protein MAKGHLGELQSVTREAVSGLSSSGPRQPLRSPRPPAATLRSEHSARPRRRAFLPPSYDWVSSQSPARLPPPPRFPHPDPTPHAPRALAGWKGKLASAQRPRGKALMGGRVGAARWLAHVTPVRARLTAAAPGDAGALRSPGAPPGNVSISCRLLSAGARAPSGGAEPSRAAGSVPAPPQRLGAGGPRAVAAPLRAPRAAPSRPRPPAPGRARHVLPAVWIPVFVGTPGEGPPSGPRGTPPDSPARGLPATRGGFPEVRARATSPSHAARRGQEPGKATGAGRGPRSPLCLLPAPARGSEAAPREGPGPGRTVAPERPLGGAWTLRARTGAPSREALGGEAALGPGPPRGCPPSPRSPLQFLMTTNALSTCCESGGRTLADSGPAASAQAPVYCPVYESRLLATARHELNSAAALGVYGGPYGGSQGYGNYVTYGSEASAFYSLSGFDSKEGPGSAHAGLAPAAAAYYPYEPALGQYPYDRPTTGCQSPWKVVGLWLQEGMYSVGRTPESGLEGRAAGGAWRDQGSGWRDAGPPASPRSPRRADPGICSQARLPHPDPRAELAGLQQL from the exons ATGGCTAAGGGGCACTTGGGGGAACTGCAGTCAGTAACGAGGGAAGCTGTTTCGGGGCTCAGCTCCTCCGGCCCCCGGCAGCCCCTGAGGAGCCCAAGGCCTCCTGCAGCCACACTGCGGTCGGAGCATTCGGCCCGACCACGGCGGCGcgccttcctgcctccctcttacgACTGGGTGTCCTCGCAGAGCCCGGCGCGCTTGCCCCCGCCCCCACGCTTCCCTCATCCAGACCCTACGCCCCATGCGCCCCGCGCGCTGGCCGGATGGAAGGGAAAGTTGGCAAGTGCGCAGCGCCCGCGGGGGAAAGCGTTAATGGGCGGCCGGGTGGGAGCAGCGCGCTGGCTGGCCCACGTCACGCCGGTGCGGGCTCGGCTGACGGCCGCGGCGCCTGGGGACGCCGGCGCGCTCCGCTCGCCAGGTGCTCCGCCTGGAAATGTCTCCATTAGTTGTCGCCTGCTCTCCGCTGGAGCGCGCGCGCCCAGCGGCGGCGCAGAGCCCTCGCGGGCTGCCGGTAGCGTCCCGGCACCGCCGCAG CGCCTAGGAGCCGGCGGCCCCCGAGCAGTGGCGGCGCCGCTCCGGGCCCCGCGCGCAGCACCCAGCCGGCCCCGCCCGCCGGCCCCGGGCCGCGCCCGCCATGTCCTACCCGCAGTTTGGATACCCGTATTCGTCGGCACCCCAGGTGAGGGGCCCCCCTCGGGGCCGCGGGGGACGCCGCCGGACTCACCGGCGCGCGGGCTGCCGGCGACCCGGGGTGGCTTCCCGGAGGTCAGGGCCCGCGCCACGAGCCCCTCGCACGCAGCCCGGAGAGGGCAGGAGCCTGGGAAGGCCACCGGGGCAGGGCGGGGCCCCCGTTCCCCGCTTTGCCTGCTTCCCGCCCCCGCCCGGGGCTCCGAGGCCGCGCCGCGGGAGGGTCCAGGGCCCGGGAGGACCGTGGCTCCTGAGCGGCCTCTGGGCGGGGCGTGGACCCTCCGGGCCCGGACCGGCGCGCCCTCCCGCGAGGCGCTTGGTGGGGAGGCGGCCCTAGGCCCCGGCCCCCCGCGCGGCTGCCCTCCTTCTCCGCGGTCTCCTCTTCAGTTCCTGATGACCACCAACGCCCTGAGCACGTGCTGCGAGTCGGGGGGCCGCACGCTGGCCGACTCCGGGCCCGCTGCCTCGGCCCAGGCGCCCGTCTACTGCCCGGTCTACGAGAGCCGGCTGCTGGCCACCGCGCGCCACGAACTCAACTCGGCCGCGGCGCTAGGCGTCTATGGGGGCCCCTACGGCGGCTCGCAGGGCTATGGCAACTATGTGACCTACGGCTCCGAGGCGTCCGCCTTCTACTCGCTG AGCGGCTTCGACTCCAAGGAAGGCCCAGGATCTGCACACGCGGGCCTCGCACCTGCCGCCGCTGCCTACTACCCCTATGAGCCTGCGCTGGGCCAGTATCCCTATGACAG GCCGACCACCGGCTGCCAGTCTCCTTGGAAAGTTGTCGGGCTATGGCTCCAAGAGGGGATGTACTCAGTGGGCCGCACTCCAGAATCGGGGCTGGAAGGAAGGGCCGCTGGTGGGGCTTGGAGGGACCAGGGATCGGGCTGGAGGGACGCGGGCCCGCCCGCCTCACCTAGGTCCCCGCGCCGTGCAGACCCTGGGATCTGCTCACAAGCCCGGTTACCCCACCCCGACCCCAGAGCCGAGCTCGCTGGCCTCCAGCAGCTCTGA